In one window of Bradyrhizobium sp. AZCC 1721 DNA:
- a CDS encoding FAD-dependent monooxygenase: MAKVERVLIVGGGLAGLALMIALRQRGLSAAIVERGSDRTAPGTGLYLIGSATRALQALGVADDAARDGCVIRTQRLFNHRGTRLASIDAGAFWEPCGPCIGIARSDLHKLLTKQAAGSHIRLGVTVQSLRQHEDHVRVQLSDGSCETYDLVVGADGIRSSIRQLEYGESGVEFRGQVGWRFIVRRPPGLEGWTVFLGPQSAFLMLPIGNELAYCYADKASARSIHDPAQRSIERLRENFAAFASPIPEVLARLEPADPIHFSAIEEVAHPCYGQGRVVLIGDAAHAMSPNMACGAAMAFEDALVLAEIVSRAGAASEVVPEFVRRRSARVGWVHQQTDRRDHLRSLPPTMRDVFVRLLSGRLYRANYRPLLALP, encoded by the coding sequence ATGGCCAAGGTCGAGCGCGTGCTGATTGTCGGTGGCGGACTGGCAGGCTTGGCGCTGATGATCGCCCTGCGTCAGCGGGGGCTGTCGGCCGCCATCGTCGAGCGGGGGAGCGACCGGACAGCGCCCGGCACCGGTCTGTACCTCATCGGTAGCGCAACGCGCGCCCTGCAGGCTCTGGGAGTCGCCGACGACGCTGCACGCGACGGCTGCGTCATCCGCACGCAACGCTTGTTCAACCATCGAGGCACGCGCCTCGCCTCGATCGACGCCGGAGCATTCTGGGAGCCATGCGGCCCATGTATCGGGATCGCGCGCAGCGATCTGCACAAGCTGCTCACGAAACAGGCGGCAGGCTCGCACATTCGACTCGGCGTGACGGTTCAATCGCTTCGGCAGCATGAGGATCACGTCCGGGTTCAGCTGAGCGACGGCTCCTGCGAAACCTACGACCTCGTCGTGGGCGCGGACGGCATCCGGTCGTCCATTCGGCAATTGGAGTACGGAGAATCAGGCGTCGAGTTTCGCGGCCAGGTGGGATGGCGTTTCATTGTTCGTCGGCCGCCGGGTCTCGAAGGCTGGACGGTGTTTCTTGGCCCGCAGTCCGCATTCTTGATGCTGCCAATCGGCAATGAACTGGCATACTGCTACGCGGACAAGGCCAGTGCCCGGTCCATCCATGATCCTGCGCAAAGGAGCATCGAAAGACTCCGTGAAAATTTCGCCGCCTTCGCCAGTCCGATTCCCGAGGTTCTTGCCCGGCTCGAGCCAGCCGACCCGATCCATTTCTCGGCCATCGAGGAGGTCGCGCATCCATGCTATGGCCAAGGACGCGTCGTGCTGATCGGCGATGCAGCCCATGCGATGTCGCCCAACATGGCGTGCGGCGCGGCGATGGCCTTCGAGGATGCACTGGTCCTGGCTGAGATTGTTTCGCGCGCGGGCGCCGCATCGGAAGTCGTCCCCGAGTTCGTCCGCAGGCGATCAGCGCGTGTGGGGTGGGTGCACCAACAGACCGATCGCCGAGACCATCTGCGCAGTCTTCCTCCGACGATGCGCGACGTGTTCGTGCGCCTGCTGTCGGGCCGGCTTTACAGGGCCAACTATCGGCCGCTGCTGGCTCTTCCATAA
- a CDS encoding DUF1488 family protein, translated as MVVAGGDYVHFVVEYGGKIEKCRVTETALLNRERMSRKDAGYAQLIAIFVRHRAEIEHLALAKLQREGHSDRGVVVTTEDLNP; from the coding sequence ATGGTTGTTGCTGGCGGCGATTACGTCCATTTCGTTGTGGAGTACGGCGGCAAAATCGAAAAGTGCCGGGTAACGGAGACTGCCCTTCTGAACAGAGAGCGTATGAGCAGAAAGGACGCAGGCTATGCACAGCTCATCGCTATCTTTGTAAGGCACCGAGCCGAGATCGAACATCTCGCTCTCGCGAAGTTGCAGCGGGAGGGGCACTCTGACCGCGGTGTTGTAGTGACCACTGAGGATCTGAACCCTTGA
- a CDS encoding GlxA family transcriptional regulator, with protein MAKPRVVVVAMPCNEVVDVGGILDIFYAVNEHASHTGASEAGYAVEVVSPVETVCAWPGLRIVVDRSYRAVRGPVDTLIVTGVDGPDDARRDPELVRWLARMAPRTRRVVGLCTGSFVLAEAGLLEGRSATTHWAFCGDLARRFPGVRVQPDPIYVRDGSVYTSAGATAGIDLVLALVEEDFGRRVALAVAQWMVIFLKRPGGQAQFSVQLSTQIADRQPLRDMQAWVFDHPGADLSVEALARRVNMSPRNFFRVFVREVGMTPGCFVERVRVEAARRLLEETSRGVPDVATTCGFGSQETMRVAFRRTLDVSPKGYRSRFSTTAAS; from the coding sequence ATGGCTAAGCCGCGTGTGGTAGTGGTCGCGATGCCCTGCAACGAGGTCGTTGACGTGGGTGGCATCCTCGACATCTTCTATGCCGTCAACGAGCATGCCAGCCATACCGGTGCATCCGAGGCGGGCTACGCCGTCGAGGTGGTGTCGCCGGTCGAGACTGTCTGTGCCTGGCCGGGGCTGCGGATCGTCGTCGATCGGTCGTACCGCGCCGTCCGTGGTCCCGTCGACACTCTGATCGTCACCGGGGTCGACGGGCCCGACGACGCGAGGCGCGACCCGGAGCTCGTGCGCTGGCTGGCGCGCATGGCACCGCGGACCCGGCGAGTGGTCGGGCTCTGTACGGGATCGTTCGTCCTGGCTGAGGCGGGGCTCCTGGAGGGCCGCAGTGCGACGACGCACTGGGCCTTTTGCGGCGACCTGGCGCGGCGCTTTCCTGGCGTCAGGGTCCAGCCGGATCCCATCTACGTTCGGGACGGCAGTGTCTACACATCAGCCGGCGCCACGGCGGGCATAGATCTCGTGCTGGCGCTGGTGGAGGAGGACTTTGGCCGTCGCGTGGCCCTGGCAGTGGCCCAGTGGATGGTCATCTTCCTCAAGCGGCCGGGAGGCCAGGCGCAGTTCAGCGTCCAGCTCTCCACGCAGATTGCTGATCGCCAGCCGCTCCGCGACATGCAGGCTTGGGTCTTCGACCATCCCGGCGCCGACCTCTCCGTGGAAGCGCTCGCGCGCCGGGTGAACATGAGCCCGCGCAACTTCTTCCGCGTGTTCGTGCGCGAGGTGGGCATGACGCCGGGGTGTTTCGTGGAGCGCGTGCGCGTGGAGGCGGCCCGGCGGCTCCTTGAGGAGACATCGCGCGGCGTTCCGGACGTCGCGACCACGTGCGGGTTCGGGAGCCAGGAAACGATGCGCGTGGCCTTTCGGCGAACGCTGGACGTGAGCCCGAAGGGCTACCGGAGCCGCTTCAGCACGACGGCCGCGTCGTAG
- a CDS encoding IS1182 family transposase, whose protein sequence is MKRFIEGADRGQSTLFPECVEDWIGEDNPVRVIDVFVDEFDLAELGFGGVDPEATGRPSYHPSVLLKLYIYGYLNRVQSSRRLEREAGRNVEVMWLTGRLVPDHKTIADFRKDNGRAIRRVCARFVALCRAMGLFAEEASVAIDGSKFKAVNNRDKNFTRAKMERRLAQIEESVARYLHQLDSADRQEPSLARTTKATRLREKIARLKEEMQRLHALEARMIATPDQQISLTDPDSRSMATSGRGSGVVGYNVQVAVDTKHHLIVTHEVTNVGTDRSQLANVAKETKTTLEATSLDVVADRGYFSSAQILACEEAGITVTLPKPMTSNSKTEGRFGKQDFRYVVEEDVYICPAGERLAYSFTTEENGLILRRYSTNACQRCAIKQSCTTGKERRITRWEHEHLLEAVQRRLDEHPEKMRQRRETVEHPFGTIKARMGATHFLMKTLPRVAAEMALHVLAYNLTRVMNIIGIRPLMTAMRA, encoded by the coding sequence ATGAAGCGCTTCATTGAGGGTGCGGATCGTGGGCAGAGCACGCTGTTTCCTGAATGCGTGGAAGACTGGATCGGCGAGGACAATCCAGTTCGCGTTATCGACGTCTTTGTCGACGAATTCGATCTGGCAGAGCTTGGATTTGGCGGGGTCGATCCCGAGGCAACCGGCCGGCCTTCGTATCATCCATCGGTACTGCTGAAGCTCTACATCTACGGCTACCTCAACCGGGTTCAGTCGAGCCGCCGGCTCGAGCGTGAGGCCGGACGCAACGTTGAGGTAATGTGGCTCACCGGCCGCCTAGTTCCCGATCACAAGACAATTGCGGATTTCCGCAAGGATAACGGCCGTGCCATCCGGCGGGTCTGCGCTCGGTTCGTTGCGCTCTGCCGCGCTATGGGCCTGTTCGCGGAGGAAGCCAGCGTTGCGATCGATGGCAGCAAGTTCAAGGCGGTGAACAACCGAGACAAGAACTTCACGCGCGCCAAGATGGAGCGGCGCCTGGCGCAGATCGAGGAGAGCGTCGCTCGCTATCTGCACCAACTGGACAGCGCGGATCGGCAGGAGCCGTCGCTGGCGCGCACAACCAAGGCGACCCGGTTGAGGGAGAAGATCGCGAGGCTGAAAGAGGAGATGCAGCGCCTTCATGCACTGGAGGCGCGAATGATCGCCACACCTGACCAGCAGATATCGTTGACCGATCCTGATTCCCGTTCGATGGCGACGAGCGGCCGAGGCTCTGGCGTCGTAGGTTACAACGTCCAGGTCGCGGTCGACACCAAGCATCATCTGATCGTCACGCACGAGGTGACCAACGTCGGCACCGACCGGTCGCAGCTCGCCAACGTGGCCAAGGAGACGAAAACGACGCTGGAAGCCACGAGCCTCGATGTCGTCGCCGATCGCGGCTACTTCAGCAGCGCACAAATCTTGGCATGCGAGGAAGCTGGCATCACGGTCACGCTGCCAAAGCCGATGACCTCGAACTCAAAGACGGAAGGGCGCTTCGGCAAGCAGGACTTCCGCTACGTCGTCGAGGAGGATGTTTACATTTGTCCGGCGGGAGAGCGGCTCGCCTACTCCTTCACGACCGAAGAAAACGGATTGATCCTGCGCCGCTACTCGACCAACGCCTGCCAGCGCTGCGCCATCAAGCAGAGCTGCACCACCGGCAAGGAGCGGAGAATCACCCGATGGGAGCATGAACACCTTCTCGAAGCCGTTCAGCGGCGACTCGACGAGCATCCGGAGAAGATGCGCCAGCGGCGCGAGACGGTCGAGCATCCCTTCGGCACCATCAAGGCTCGGATGGGAGCAACCCACTTCCTGATGAAGACGCTGCCACGGGTTGCCGCCGAGATGGCACTTCATGTGCTGGCTTACAATCTCACGCGCGTCATGAACATCATCGGTATCAGACCGCTCATGACGGCGATGAGGGCATAG
- a CDS encoding SAM domain-containing protein, whose product MDISAWLRSLGLERYEQAFWENAIDEAILPKLTAEDLRDLGVTAVGHRHILRDAISVRRQPPCPLSLIVPVGRIRGVVVIADMGPR is encoded by the coding sequence ATGGATATCTCTGCCTGGCTGCGCAGCCTCGGCCTGGAACGCTACGAGCAGGCATTCTGGGAAAACGCGATCGATGAGGCAATCCTGCCCAAGCTGACCGCCGAGGACCTCAGAGACCTCGGCGTGACGGCGGTCGGCCATCGCCATATTCTCCGCGATGCGATTTCAGTTCGGCGTCAACCACCTTGCCCATTGTCCCTCATTGTTCCTGTTGGCAGGATCCGTGGAGTGGTTGTCATTGCTGACATGGGTCCGAGATGA
- a CDS encoding FAD-binding oxidoreductase — protein MIKQCALDDFRSTLRGDILLPQDADYDATRRIFNAMIDRRPTLIARCASAADVVACIGFARAEALEISVRGGGHNVSGKAVCDGGLMIDLSRMKGCRVDPVRRRARAEAGLTLEDLDRDCQAFGLATPTGIVSPTGIAGLTLGGGIGWLGGKHGLSCDNLESVDIVTADGRLLVAAPTEHPDLFWAVRGGGANLGVVTSFEYRLHEVGPVVGGGIAWPLARAKHVLPFYDEFARACPDELSLNAGFFTVEDGTKVVGVNVAWIGPLDVGERLLKPLRSLDSPVADGIAPMGFVDLQRGGDGAFPRGRRHYWKASFLRRLEQGAIDVLVEFTATCPSPYTQVGLQQMHGQAARVSPTETAFAHRHDQWDCLLLTQWDDSADDERNIRWTRELHAALRPWVEDAVYVNNLGDDEVDRVRSAYGANFDRLVAVKAKYDPDNFFRGNQNVAEHRI, from the coding sequence ATGATCAAGCAATGCGCGCTCGACGACTTCCGCTCCACGCTTCGTGGCGACATCCTGCTTCCCCAGGACGCCGACTACGACGCTACCCGTCGGATCTTCAACGCCATGATCGACCGGCGGCCAACCCTGATCGCTCGCTGTGCGAGCGCGGCCGATGTGGTCGCCTGCATCGGGTTTGCGCGGGCGGAGGCGCTCGAGATCTCCGTGCGGGGCGGTGGGCACAACGTGTCCGGCAAAGCGGTGTGCGACGGCGGGCTGATGATCGATCTCTCGCGGATGAAGGGCTGCCGCGTCGATCCCGTGAGACGGAGGGCCCGCGCTGAGGCGGGCTTGACCCTCGAAGACCTCGACCGCGACTGTCAGGCTTTCGGCCTAGCCACGCCCACCGGCATTGTCTCCCCAACCGGGATCGCCGGTCTGACCCTGGGCGGCGGCATCGGGTGGCTCGGAGGCAAGCACGGTCTGTCGTGCGACAATCTCGAATCCGTCGACATCGTGACCGCCGACGGCCGCCTGCTGGTCGCCGCCCCCACCGAACATCCCGACCTCTTCTGGGCGGTGCGCGGCGGGGGTGCCAACCTCGGCGTGGTCACTTCCTTCGAGTACCGCCTTCACGAGGTTGGACCCGTGGTGGGCGGCGGAATAGCATGGCCGCTTGCCCGCGCCAAGCACGTGCTGCCCTTCTACGACGAGTTCGCGCGCGCCTGCCCGGACGAGCTGAGCCTCAACGCCGGGTTCTTCACCGTGGAAGACGGTACCAAGGTGGTCGGCGTCAATGTCGCGTGGATCGGTCCGCTAGACGTCGGTGAGCGGCTGCTCAAGCCGCTGCGGTCACTTGACAGTCCGGTCGCCGACGGCATCGCCCCCATGGGCTTCGTGGATCTGCAGCGGGGCGGTGATGGCGCGTTTCCACGCGGTCGCCGGCATTACTGGAAGGCGAGTTTCCTCCGCCGTCTCGAGCAGGGCGCGATCGACGTGCTGGTCGAGTTTACGGCCACCTGCCCCTCGCCGTACACACAGGTCGGTCTCCAGCAGATGCACGGGCAGGCGGCGCGGGTGTCCCCGACAGAGACGGCGTTCGCGCATCGTCACGACCAGTGGGACTGTCTCTTGCTGACGCAGTGGGACGATTCCGCCGACGACGAGCGTAACATTCGCTGGACGCGCGAGCTGCACGCTGCACTGCGGCCGTGGGTGGAGGACGCGGTGTACGTGAACAACCTCGGTGACGACGAGGTCGACCGCGTTCGCTCCGCCTACGGCGCGAACTTCGACCGGCTCGTGGCCGTCAAGGCGAAGTACGACCCGGACAACTTCTTCAGGGGCAACCAGAACGTCGCGGAACATCGCATCTGA